A genomic stretch from Malus domestica chromosome 15, GDT2T_hap1 includes:
- the LOC103437280 gene encoding glucan endo-1,3-beta-glucosidase 5: protein MGLLKGVGFRGLSVALLFFNLLVGLVVGIGANWGTQLTHPLPPATVVKMLKNNGIQKVKLFDADSGILNALSKSGIQVMVGIPNEMLYSLANSMQAAEKWVSKNVSSHVSNGVDIRYAAVGNEPLLSTYNGTFLPTIFPALQNIQSALIKAGVSNQVKVTIPINADVYDSGGSDLPSNGDFRPDTKDLMLEIVKFLSDNGAAFTVNIYPFISLYNDANFPADYAFFNGYSGAINDNGRIYNNVFDANHDTLVWALQKNGFGNLSIIIGEIGWPTDGNLNANMQNAQRFNQGFMSHIKNNAGTPMRAGPVDAYLFSLIDEDAKSIQPGNFERHWGLFYWDGTPKYQLSLGTTGSNGLVAASGVQYLEKKWCVMSPSASLDDPEVALSVSYACSKADCTSLGYGTSCGDLDARGNISYAFNSYYQINNQLDTACKFPNLSTVATSDPSTGNCKFRIMIRASSSSSENSGAGSLEKPSCLGMVFVFMFLYTIL from the exons ATGGGGTTGCTGAAAGGTGTGGGCTTTAGAGGCCTAAGTGTTGCCTTATTGTTCTTCAATCTGCTGGTGGGGTTAGTGGTTGGGATTGGAGCGAACTGGGGGACACAGTTAACACACCCTCTCCCACCAGCAACTGTTGTGAAGATGTTGAAGAACAACGGGATCCAAAAGGTCAAGCTTTTCGATGCCGATTCGGGTATTCTGAATGCTCTGAGCAAGTCTGGGATTCAGGTCATGGTTGGAATCCCCAATGAGATGCTGTATTCTTTGGCTAACAGTATGCAGGCAGCTGAGAAATGGGTTTCCAAGAATGTCTCCTCACATGTCTCCAATGGTGTAGATATTAG GTATGCTGCAGTGGGGAATGAACCATTGTTGTCAACATACAATGGAACTTTTCTTCCAACAATATTTCCTGCCCTTCAGAATATCCAGTCAGCTCTCATAAAAGCCGGTGTGAGCAATCAGGTGAAGGTCACGATTCCTATCAATGCTGACGTCTACGACAGTGGTGGCTCAGACCTACCTTCTAATGGAGACTTTCGACCAGACACCAAGGATCTCATGTTGGAAATTGTCAAGTTCCTGAGTGACAACGGTGCTGCATTCACTGTCAATATATATCCCTTCATAAGCCTCTATAATGATGCCAATTTTCCAGCTGATTACGCCTTCTTCAATGGATACTCGGGTGCTATTAACGATAATGGAAGAATCTACAACAATGTGTTTGATGCAAACCATGACACCCTTGTATGGGCGTTACAGAAAAACGGATTTGGAAACTTGTCCATAATTATTGGAGAGATCGGTTGGCCTACAGATGGGAACCTGAATGCAAATATGCAGAATGCTCAACGGTTCAACCAAGGGTTTATGTCCCATATCAAGAATAACGCAGGGACTCCAATGAGAGCCGGCCCTGTGGACGCCTACTTATTTAGCCTCATCGATGAAGATGCCAAGAGCATTCAGCCAGGTAACTTTGAACGCCATTGGGGGCTGTTTTACTGGGACGGAACACCTAAGTATCAGCTCAGTCTAGGCACTACAGGCTCGAATGGATTAGTAGCAGCAAGCGGCGTACAATATCTGGAAAAGAAATGGTGTGTCATGTCGCCCTCAGCGAGTCTTGATGATCCAGAAGTGGCGCTAAGCGTGAGCTATGCATGTTCAAAAGCTGATTGCACCAGTCTCGGATATGGAACTTCGTGTGGAGATTTGGATGCTCGCGGAAACATTTCGTATGCATTTAACAGTTACTATCAAATAAATAATCAGCTGGACACTGCCTGCAAGTTTCCAAACCTTTCGACCGTCGCCACGAGTGATCCATCTACTGGAAACTGCAAATTTAGGATCATGATCCGAGCATCTTCTTCGTCTAGTGAGAACAGCGGAGCTGGCTCTCTTGAAAAGCCTAGTTGTTTAGGAATGGTGTTTGTGTTTATGTTCCTGTATACAATTCTGTGA
- the LOC103415641 gene encoding DDB1- and CUL4-associated factor homolog 1-like, which translates to MEAAVDEQQNLGQGQGEEGGAGPPAPPPPVAAPESQSQGGEEEEDEEEEEEVKNEYDELAAQAHKLMDKVTAAPDSPNPTVLHALASLLETQESRYMEENGHSSSNGRTSHNIGQLGNLVRDHDDFFELISSKYLSDARYSIAVQAAAGRLLLTCSLTWSYPHVFEDAVLERIKDWVMDETSISSVEYQNWKHDLGGKEVSDFEMLKTYSTGLLAVCLAGGGSVVEDVLTSGLSAKLMRYLRMRVLGETSISQKDVTHLTESKNILGAICIRGRDEGRGRAGPRITDERCLDDRIVEGDHVRSISRQTFGEEQWVDGGEPPDGLAEDVEINADGKMKSGDLDENGRDDSSRRRPNRGWTRSRGKGRTNEGPLEDQQLLTSPGSGSRLGHGRSPRDRSSLKNSDVKKIPDSRKCADVVLLERADSDDCFQDCRVGCKDISDLVMKAVRSAEAEARAANAPEEAIKAAGDAAAEVVKSASLEEFRTTNNEEAAVLAASRAASTVIDAANSVEVSRSSSGINAESMTSSCTEPENHVDAEEYFILDAESLAQLREKYCIQCLETLGEYVEVLGPVLHEKGVDVCLALLQRNSRHREPSKVAMLLPDVMKLICALAAHRKFAALFVDRGGMQKLLAVPRVAQTFFGLSSCLFTIGSLQGIMERVCALPSDVVYQVVELALQLLECSQDQARKNAALFFAAAFVFRAVLDAFDAQDGLQKLLGLLNDAASVRSGVNSGALGLPSSGTLRNDRSPAEVLTSSEKQIAYHACVALRQYFRAHLIMLVDSIRPNKNTRSAARNLPSVRAAYKPLDISNEAMDAIFLQLQKDRKLGPAFVRTRWSAVDKFLGSNGHITMLELCQAPPIERYLHDLLQYALGVLHIVTLVPSSRKLIVNSTLSNNRVGIAVILDAASVGGSYVDPEIIQPALNVLVNLVCPPPSISYKAPLLAQGQQSVSAQPSSGPCGESAVADRGSAAAPGTQSNSSSAQAPAATATSGLVGDRRISLGVGAGCAGMAAQLEQGYRQARESVRANNGIKVLLHLLQPRIYSPPAALDCLRALACRVLLGLARDDTIAHILTKLQVGKKLSELIRDSGSQTNGTEQGRWQAELSQAAIELIAIVTNSGRASTLAATDAAMPTLRRLERAAIAAATPITYHSKELLLLIHEHLQASGLAATAASLLKEAQLMPLPSLAAPSSLVQQATQEAPSGQLQWPSGRTPSGFLTNKSKFTANDEEISFKFDSAFSYSKKKPVVFSPNLGLLSKNQSQSHDSHPASSRKVVSAAKQLSASANASETPSVSLPKPTTDTESHCKTPIVLPMKRKLSELKDPGCLLSSGKRLHTGDHGLRSPVCLTPTTARKSGLLTDTVGFSTPTANLRDQYGRSTPAILPSEFPDDNQYGSGLATPSQFGLQSDPQPSNSERLTLDSVVVQYLKHQHRQCPAPITTLPPLSLLHPHVCPEPKRSLDAPSNVTARLGTREFRNIYGGVHGNRKDRQFVYSRFRPWRTCRDDSGIPLTCISFLSDSSHIAVGSHGGELKIFDSNSSNVLESCASHQCHQSPVTLVQSRLSGETELVLSSSSQDVRLWEASSVSAGPMHSFEGCKAARFSNFGDIFAALPTEPARKEILLYDIQTGQLESKLSDTSSSSTGRGHVYSQIHFNPSDTMLLWNGVLWDRRVSTPVHRFDQFTDYGGGGFHPAGNEVIINSEVWDLRKFRLLRSVPSLDQTTITFNARGDVIYAILRRNLDDIMSAVHTRRVKHPLFAAFRTVDAVNYFDIATSPVDRCVLDFATEPTDSFVGLITMDDQDEMFASARVYEIGRRRPTDDDSDPDDAESDEEDEDSEDDDDVDLDPMLGPDLDGDDSDMDDMSNDDDDDGVSDDDDDDGDFIMDDFEAGGGMLEIVTDGEEDDDDSQGFESYSSGDEDFVSNGFDV; encoded by the exons ATGGAGGCGGCCGTGGACGAGCAGCAGAACTTAGGGCAAGGCCAAGGGGAGGAAGGCGGAGCCGGGCCTCCAGCTCCGCCTCCACCGGTGGCAGCGCCAGAATCGCAATCTCAGGGaggtgaggaggaagaagatgaggaggaagaggaggaggttAAGAATGAATACGACGAATTGGCTGCCCAGGCTCACAAGCTTATGGACAAGGTCACTGCCGCGCCTGATAGCCCTAATCCTACTGTTCTTCACGCCCTCGCCTCACTTCTTGAAACCCAAGAATCTCG ATACATGGAAGAGAATGGTCATTCATCCAGCAATGGTCGGACTTCACATAACATTGGACAGCTAGGGAACTTAGTCCGG GATCATGATGATTTCTTTGAATTAATATCTTCAAAGTACCTGTCAGATGCAAGATACTCCATTGCTGTGCAAGCAGCTGCTGGAAGGCTGCTTTTAACCTGTTCACTAACCTGGAGT TATCCTCATGTTTTTGAAGATGCTGTTTTGGAGAGAATAAAAGATTGGGTGATGGATGAGACTTCAATCTCATCGGTCGAATACCAGAATTGGAAGCATGATTTGGGGGGAAAGGAGGTCTCAGATTTTGAAATGCTGAAGACCTATTCTACTGGACTTCTTGCTGTATGTTTGGCTGG TGGCGGTTCAGTAGTAGAAGATGTGTTGACATCTGGGCTGTCAGCCAAACTTATGCGTTATCTTCGCATGCGTGTTTTGGGGGAGACGAGTATTTCTCAGAAGGATGTTACTCATTTAACAGAGAGCAAAAATATCTTGGGTGCTATTTGCATAAGAGGTAGAGATGAAGGTCGGGGTAGGGCTGGTCCACGGATAACAGATGAGAGATGTTTAGATGACCGGATTGTTGAAGGGGATCATGTCAGGAGTATCAGTAGGCAAACGTTTGGTGAAGAACAATGGGTTGATGGTGGAGAACCACCTGATGGATTGGCTGAAGACGTTGAGATCAATGCTGATGGAAAGATGAAATCTGGAGATCTTGATGAAAATGGGAGAGATGACTCCTCAAGGCGCAGACCCAACCGTGGATGGACAAGATCTAGAGGGAAGGGAAGGACCAATGAAGGACCTCTAGAGGATCAACAGCTCTTGACCTCTCCAGGATCTGGTAGTAGGTTGGGACATGGGAGGAGCCCTAGAGATAGGAGTTCGCTAAAAAATTCTGATGTGAAAAAAATACCAGACTCTAGGAAGTGTGCGGATGTTGTCCTTCTGGAAAGGGCGGATAGTGATGACTGTTTCCAGGACTGCAGAGTTGGATGTAAAGATATCTCTGATCTAGTTATGAAAGCAGTGAGATCTGCAGAAGCTGAAGCTAGAGCAGCCAATGCACCTGAAGAAGCAATCAAAGCTGCTGGTGATGCTGCTGCTGAAGTTGTCAAAAGTGCCTCTTTAGAG GAATTCAGAACTACAAATAATGAAGAAGCTGCAGTTTTGGCTGCTTCAAGAGCAGCGTCTACTGTCATTGATGCTGCTAATTCAGTTGAAGTTTCAAG GAGCTCTAGTGGCATCAATGCTGAATCAATGACTTCAAGCTGCACAGAACCAGAAAATCATGTAGATGCCGAGGAATACTTCATCCTGGATGCTGAGTCCCTTGCGCAGCTGAGAGAAAAATACTGTATTCAATGTCTAGAGACTCTAGGAGAATATGTCGAAGTTCTTGGACCTGTACTGCATGAAAAGGGGGTGGATGTATGTCTTGCACTGTTGCAACGAAATTCTAGACATAGAGAGCCGTCAAAAGTTGCGATGCTTTTGCCTGATGTAATGAAGCTCATCTGTGCTTTGGCTGCTCATCGTAAATTTGCTGCCTTGTTTGTGGATAGGGGTGGCATGCAGAAACTGCTTGCTGTTCCTAGGGTTGCTCAAACCTTCTTTGGTCTTTCTTCATGCCTATTTACCATCGGCTCTCTCCAG ggaATTATGGAGCGTGTTTGTGCTCTTCCTTCAGATGTGGTTTACCAGGTGGTTGAATTAGCTCTTCAACTTCTTGAGTGCTCACAGGATCAAGCCAGGAAAAATGCAGCCTTATTTTTTGCTGCTGCATTTGTTTTCAGGGCAGTTCTTGATGCTTTTGATGCTCAGGATGGATTACAGAAATTACTGGGCCTTTTAAATGATGCTGCATCTGTAAGATCTGGAGTAAATTCTGGGGCATTAGGGCTCCCTAGTTCAGGAACACTACGGAATGACAGGTCACCTGCAGAAGTACTGACTTCATCAGAGAAACAAATAGCTTACCATGCTTGTGTTGCTTTGCGCCAGTACTTCAGAGCACATCTTATTATGCTTGTGGATTCTATTCGTCCAAATAAGAACACTCGAAGTGCAGCTCGGAATCTTCCAAGTGTAAGGGCTGCTTACAAGCCACTTGACATCAGTAATGAAGCTATGGATGCAATATTTCTGCAGCTACAGAAGGACCGAAAGCTGGGTCCTGCATTTGTGAGAACTCGTTGGTCTGCAGTCGATAAGTTTTTGGGTTCTAATGGACATATTACCATGTTGGAGTTATGCCAG GCTCCACCCATTGAGCGTTATTTACATGATTTACTTCAATATGCATTGGGTGTTCTACATATTGTTACATTGGTCCCTAGCAGCCGCAAGTTGATCGTGAATTCTACATTAAGCAATAATCGTGTTGGTATAGCTGTCATTTTGGATGCAGCAAGTGTTGGTGGTAGCTATGTGGACCCTGAG ATCATTCAACCGGCACTTAATGTGTTGGTCAATCTTGTCTGTCCTCCACCATCAATCAGTTATAAAGCACCTTTACTTGCACAAGGACAGCAGTCAGTTTCTGCCCAACCCTCTAGTGGTCCTTGTGGGGAATCAGCTGTAGCTGACCGAGGCAGTGCGGCAGCCCCTGGTACGCAGTCCAATAGTAGCAGCGCTCAAGCTCCTGCTGCCACTGCAACTTCAGGATTGGTGGGGGATCGCCGAATATCTTTAGGAGTTGGGGCAGGTTGTGCAGGCATGGCTGCACAATTAGAGCAAGGCTATCGCCAAGCAAGGGAGTCTGTTCGCGCCAACAATGGTATAAAGGTTCTTCTGCATCTCCTCCAACCACGCATATATTCTCCTCCTGCTGCACTGGACTGTCTCCGTGCACTTGCTTGCCGAGTCCTTCTTGGTTTAGCCAGAGATGATACTATTGCACATATATTGACAAAGCTCCAG GTTGGAAAGAAACTATCAGAACTAATTCGAGATTCAGGGAGCCAGACAAATGGAACTGAACAAGGCAGGTGGCAAGCTGAACTTTCACAGGCAGCTATTGAGCTCATTGCA ATTGTGACAAATTCGGGACGAGCTAGCACATTGGCTGCCACTGATGCTGCTATGCCAACATTGAGGCGTTTAGAAAGGGCAGCTATAGCTGCTGCCACTCCTATCACTTACCATTCCAA GGAACTACTGCTGTTAATACATGAACACCTTCAAGCATCTGGGTTGGCCGCAACAGCTGCCTCTCTACTAAAAGAGGCTCAGTTGATGCCTTTGCCATCTTTGGCTGCCCCCTCATCTCTAGTTCAGCAAGCCACACAAGAAGCTCCTTCAGGGCAACTTCAGTGGCCCTCTGGTCGAACCCCTAGTGGGTTTCTTACAAACAAATCAAAGTTTACTGCAAATGATGAGGAAATAAGTTTCAAATTTGATTCTGCATTCTCGTATTCAAAGAAAAAACCTGTAGTGTTCTCTCCTAATTTAGGTCTACTGTCAAAGAATCAGTCTCAGTCTCATGACTCTCACCCCGCATCATCCAGGAAAGTTGTTAGTGCAGCAAAACAGTTATCTGCTTCTGCGAATGCATCAGAAACTCCATCAGTATCCCTGCCAAAACCTACTACTGATACAGAGTCCCATTGTAAGACACCCATCGTCTTGCCAATGAAACGAAAATTATCTGAGCTGAAGGATCCTGGGTGTTTGTTATCTTCTGGGAAACGCCTTCACACTGGTGACCATGGACTTCGCTCTCCCGTTTGTCTTACACCCACTACGGCGCGCAAGAGTGGCCTACTAACTGATACTGTTGGATTCTCTACCCCAACTGCCAACTTGAGAGATCAGTATGGTCGATCAACACCAGCTATTTTGCCATCAGAGTTTCCAGATGATAACCAGTATGGTAGTGGCCTTGCAACACCCTCCCAATTTGGGCTTCAGAGTGACCCTCAACCAAGCAACTCAGAGCGATTAACTCTAGACTCTGTGGTTGTTCAGTATTTGAAGCACCAGCATCGCCAGTGTCCTGCACCTATAACCACTCTTCCACCACTCTCTCTTTTACACCCACATGTTTGTCCTGAGCCAAAACGAAGCCTCGATGCCCCATCGAATGTAACAGCCCGGCTTGGTACACGTGAGTTCAGAAACATATATGGTGGGGTTCACGGTAATCGCAAGGATCGTCAGTTTGTTTACAGCAGATTCCGACCATGGCGAACTTGTCGGGATGATTCGGGTATCCCCTTGACATGCATCTCTTTTCTTAGTGATTCCTCTCATATCGCAGTAGGCAGCCATGGCGGTGAGCTCAAAATTTTTGACTCCAATAGCAGCAACGTACTGGAGAGTTGTGCAAGCCACCAGTGCCACCAGTCTCCTGTAACGCTTGTTCAGTCACGTCTTTCTGGTGAGACCGAACTTGTGCTTTCGTCAAGCTCCCAGGATGTGAGGTTGTGGGAGGCATCTTCAGTCTCTGCAGGGCCTATGCATTCCTTTGAAGGGTGCAAGGCTGCAAGATTTAGCAATTTCGGGGATATTTTTGCTGCTCTACCAACTGAGCCGGCTAGGAAAGAGATTCTCCTGTATGACATCCAAACTGGCCAGCTGGAATCGAAACTGTCTGATACATCTTCTAGCTCTACAGGTCGTGGACATGTTTATTCTCAAATACATTTCAACCCTTCAGACACAATGCTGCTTTGGAATGGGGTCCTGTGGGACAGGCGGGTTTCTACCCCTGTTCATCGTTTTGATCAGTTTACGGATTATGGGGGTGGTGGCTTCCATCCTGCTGGCAATGAG GTGATTATAAACTCCGAAGTCTGGGATCTCCGGAAATTTAGACTCCTCAGGAGTGTACCTTCATTAGACCAAACAACGATAACTTTCAATGCGCGTGGTGATGTAATTTATGCAATCCTCAGAAGAAATCTTGACGATATAATGTCAGCGGTTCACACCCGACGTGTAAAGCATCCACTCTTTGCTGCTTTCCGCACAGTGGATGCAGTTAACTACTTTGACATTGCCACAAGTCCAGTTGATCGTTGCGTCCTCGACTTCGCAACAGAACCAACTGATTCTTTTGTTGGGTTGATCACAATGGATGACCAAGATGAGATGTTTGCTTCTGCTAGAGTATATGAAATTGGTCGCAGAAGGCCGACCGATGATGATTCTGATCCCGACGACGCTGAGAGtgacgaagaagatgaggatTCGGAAGACGACGACGATGTGGATTTGGACCCCATGCTGGGCCCGGATCTTGATGGGGATGATAGTGATATGGATGATATGAGCaatgacgatgatgatgatggcGTGAGCGACGATGACGACGACGATGGAGATTTCATCATGGATGACTTTGAGGCTGGAGGTGGAATGCTGGAGATTGTAACGGACGGAGAGGAGGACGACGACGATAGTCAGGGGTTCGAATCGTACAGCAGTGGGGATGAAGATTTTGTGAGCAATGGTTTTGATGTTTGA